A genomic window from Lotus japonicus ecotype B-129 chromosome 1, LjGifu_v1.2 includes:
- the LOC130730053 gene encoding uncharacterized protein LOC130730053: protein MSDVCRQRTLIPSVYDEESILVLYEVGSANQRVDGMQNTLQEELELETQLKLINKPPVKSIKTKFGYIVDCIDINKQPAFDHPLLKNHKLQRKPNNKKKIGNPNLRNSLSKLKFGLEKPCPKGTVPLRRTTKNDLIGAKSLLDNQVLAQQRPGYHSHVAEVHINPLGTYYGVNGTTSVWQPIVEKDQSSAAFTWVRNGPLNATNEIDFGWHVAPQLYNGDVGTHLFAQWTRDTFQKTGCYNVLCSGYMQTDPRHYLGERLHPTSVPDGDLYEIHIAIVQDIVTRNWVLNFNGIDIGYFPADLFTNLASANQVGWGGSTTTPAGTPSPPMGSGLFPNHKTHSACYFRWVSYKNENQIFYDTRDNVTEAFTDKPNCYGAKFYGYEKDIGSILQFGGPGGQCDN from the exons atgtctgATGTATGCCGACAACGTACTCTTATTCCATCCGTGTATGACGAGGAATCAATACTAGTATTATATGAAGTGGG CAGTGCTAACCAAAGAGTTGATGGCATGCAAAATACATTACAAGAAGAGTTGGAGTTGGAGACACAATTAAAACTTATTAACAAGCCTCCTGTTAAAAGTATTAAG ACAAAATTTGGATATATTGTTGATTGTATTGATATTAACAAGCAACCGGCATTTGATCATCCTTTATTAAAGAATCATAAGTTGCAG AGAAAAcctaacaataaaaaaaagattggaaatCCCAATTTGAGGAATTCACTATCGAAACTCAAATTTGGACTTGAGAAACCATGTCCAAAAGGAACAGTTCCTCTTCGGAGGACAACAAAAAACGATCTCATTGGAGCTAAATCATTACTAGATAACCAAGTTTTGGCACAACAAAGACCTGGATATCATTCTCAT GTTGCTGAGGTACACATCAATCCCCTTGGAACTTATTATGGTGTTAATGGAACTACTAGCGTTTGGCAACCAATTGTTGAAAAGGATCAATCAAGCGCCGCTTTTACATGGGTTCGAAATGGACCATTAAATGCAACAAATGAAATTGATTTTGGGTGGCAT GTGGCTCCACAACTATACAATGGTGATGTTGGAACGCATTTATTCGCACAATGGACG AGAGATACTTTCCAAAAGACAGGATGCTACAATGTGCTATGTTCAGGTTATATGCAAACTGATCCAAGACATTATCTTGGTGAACGTTTGCATCCCACATCTGTACCGGATGGAGACTTATATGAGATTCACATTGCGATTGTCCAG GACATAGTTACCAGAAATTGGGTGTTGAATTTTAATGGGATAGATATTGGATATTTTCCAGCCGATTTATTCACTAACTTGGCATCAGCAAACCAAGTGGGATGGGGTGGTAGTACAACAACTCCTGCAGGTACTCCTAGTCCTCCAATGGGGTCCGGATTATTTCCAAACCATAAGACACATAGTGCCTGTTATTTTAGGTGGGTGTCATATAAAAATGAGAACCAAATTTTTTATGACACAAGAGATAATGTGACAGAAGCATTCACAGACAAGCCCAATTGCTATGGTGCTAAATTCTATGGATATGAGAAAGATATTGGATCTATTCTTCAATTTGGTGGACCTGGAGGCCAATGTGACAATTGA